In one window of Streptomyces roseofulvus DNA:
- a CDS encoding SDR family NAD(P)-dependent oxidoreductase, protein MSTRNAMNGTAVLVTGGSRGIGAATAVRLAREGADVAFTYVRDEAAAKEVAARIEATGRRALPLRADAGDAGEAAGVVHRAADDLGRLDVLVNNVGIGVLGPLGELTLADVDRVLAVNVRATFLASQAAAERLPDGGRIVTIGTCMTRRVPGPGGTLYTLSKSALVGLTRALARELGGRRITANIVHPGPVDTDLNPADGPYAEAQAAMTALGRFGTPDEVAAAVAYLAGPEGRYVTGAELSVDGGHAA, encoded by the coding sequence ATGTCCACGAGGAACGCGATGAACGGGACGGCGGTGCTGGTGACGGGCGGCAGCCGCGGCATCGGCGCGGCGACGGCGGTCCGGCTGGCCCGGGAGGGCGCCGACGTGGCCTTCACCTATGTACGGGACGAGGCGGCGGCCAAGGAGGTCGCGGCCCGCATCGAGGCGACCGGTCGGCGCGCCCTGCCGCTGCGCGCGGACGCGGGCGACGCCGGGGAGGCGGCGGGCGTGGTGCACCGGGCGGCGGACGACCTGGGCCGGCTCGACGTCCTGGTGAACAACGTCGGCATCGGCGTCCTCGGCCCGCTGGGCGAGCTGACCCTGGCCGACGTGGACCGCGTGCTCGCGGTGAACGTCCGGGCCACCTTCCTCGCCTCCCAGGCGGCGGCGGAGCGGCTCCCGGACGGCGGCAGGATCGTCACGATCGGCACCTGCATGACCCGGCGCGTGCCGGGCCCCGGCGGCACCCTCTACACCCTGAGCAAGTCGGCCCTGGTGGGCCTGACGCGGGCCCTGGCGCGGGAGCTCGGCGGACGCCGGATCACCGCGAACATCGTCCACCCGGGCCCGGTCGACACCGACCTCAACCCGGCGGACGGCCCGTACGCGGAGGCCCAGGCGGCCATGACCGCACTCGGCCGCTTCGGCACCCCGGACGAGGTCGCCGCCGCCGTCGCCTACCTGGCGGGCCCGGAGGGCCGCTATGTGACGGGCGCCGAACTGTCGGTCGACGGCGGCCACGCGGCCTGA
- a CDS encoding dihydrofolate reductase family protein, whose product MATLSLTQFLTLDGVYQAPGGPDEDRSGGFEHGGWSVPFGDEDFGRHIDGIFSRPTAFLLGRRTYEIFAGYWPKHDDPADPVASKLNALPKYVATTTLDSADWAHTTLLRGDVVEEVGALKERLDGEIQMHGSGGLARTLLAHDLIDTLHLHVFPVVLGTGHRLFTEGARPTAFRLTGAVVTSTGVALHTYERAGRPTYGSYA is encoded by the coding sequence ATGGCCACCCTCAGCCTCACCCAGTTCCTCACCCTCGACGGCGTCTACCAGGCCCCCGGCGGCCCTGACGAGGACCGCAGCGGCGGCTTCGAGCACGGCGGCTGGTCCGTGCCCTTCGGCGACGAGGACTTCGGCCGGCACATCGACGGGATCTTCTCCCGTCCCACCGCCTTCCTCCTCGGCCGCCGCACCTACGAGATCTTCGCGGGGTACTGGCCGAAGCACGACGACCCGGCCGACCCGGTCGCGAGCAAGCTCAACGCCCTGCCCAAGTACGTCGCCACCACCACCCTCGACTCCGCCGACTGGGCCCACACGACCCTGCTGCGCGGCGACGTCGTCGAGGAGGTCGGCGCGCTCAAGGAGCGCCTGGACGGCGAGATCCAGATGCACGGCAGCGGCGGTCTCGCCCGCACCCTCCTCGCCCACGACCTGATCGACACCCTCCATCTGCACGTCTTCCCGGTCGTCCTCGGCACCGGCCACCGCCTCTTCACCGAGGGGGCCCGGCCGACCGCCTTCCGGCTCACCGGGGCCGTCGTCACCAGCACCGGCGTCGCCCTCCACACGTACGAGCGCGCGGGCCGCCCCACGTACGGCAGTTACGCCTGA
- a CDS encoding DMT family transporter: MAASSASPYAGSVPLGARRRAWLTDLPLLLVAVFWGGSYLAAKGITTGHTVVAVLVLRFALVVPVLVAAGWKGLRALTGAQWRGAALLGGILAGIFLLETYGVVHTSATNAGLIISLTMIFTPLAEAAVTRTRPSRGFLGAAGLSVAGVVLLTQGAGFTTPSPGDLLILLAAVARTVHVLAMARIKAVRSADSLSLTTVQLGTAVLVFAALAAAGGGTTPWAAALDFGPREWAGLLFLSVFCTLFAFFVQMWAVRRTSASRVSLLLGTEPLWAALAGIALAGDRPGVLGLAGAVLVLAGTAWGRRGADAADR, from the coding sequence ATGGCCGCTTCGTCCGCTTCGCCGTACGCCGGATCCGTCCCCCTCGGCGCCCGGCGCCGCGCCTGGCTCACCGACCTTCCGCTGCTGCTCGTCGCCGTGTTCTGGGGCGGCAGCTATCTCGCGGCCAAGGGCATCACCACCGGCCACACCGTCGTCGCCGTCCTGGTGCTGCGGTTCGCGCTGGTGGTGCCCGTCCTGGTCGCCGCCGGGTGGAAGGGCCTGCGGGCCCTGACCGGCGCGCAGTGGCGCGGCGCCGCCCTGCTCGGCGGGATCCTCGCCGGGATCTTCCTCCTGGAGACCTACGGGGTCGTCCACACCTCGGCCACCAACGCGGGCCTGATCATCAGCCTCACCATGATCTTCACCCCGCTCGCCGAGGCCGCCGTCACCCGGACGCGGCCCTCGCGGGGCTTCCTCGGCGCCGCCGGGCTCTCGGTCGCCGGCGTCGTGCTGCTCACCCAGGGCGCCGGGTTCACCACCCCGTCCCCCGGCGACCTGCTGATCCTGCTCGCGGCGGTCGCCCGGACCGTCCACGTCCTCGCGATGGCCCGGATCAAGGCCGTCCGGTCGGCCGACTCGCTCTCCCTGACCACCGTCCAGCTCGGCACCGCCGTCCTCGTCTTCGCCGCCCTCGCCGCGGCCGGCGGCGGCACCACCCCCTGGGCCGCCGCGCTCGACTTCGGCCCCCGCGAGTGGGCCGGGCTCCTCTTCCTCTCCGTCTTCTGCACCCTCTTCGCGTTCTTCGTGCAGATGTGGGCCGTCCGCCGCACCTCCGCCTCCCGGGTCAGCCTGCTGCTCGGCACCGAACCGCTGTGGGCCGCCCTCGCCGGCATCGCCCTGGCCGGCGACCGGCCCGGCGTCCTCGGCCTCGCGGGCGCCGTCCTGGTCCTCGCCGGCACCGCCTGGGGCCGCCGCGGTGCCGACGCCGCCGATCGATAG
- a CDS encoding sensor histidine kinase, translating into MTRTDRQRWLLPSHLVEPGGSGAARPRRTVRDWVVDTVVFLLAAFFGLVALDTSARYNSDAVNLVDQIVGALACCALWLRRRWPVGLAAVLAVVGALAPVAAGAMLASLFSVAVRRPFREIAWILGIALAGAVATVFVRPDPETGAVLGIVLGVSLTLLVTAWGMLVRARRQLVEALRERAERAETEAELRAAQAQRLAREAIAREMHDVLAHRLTLLSVHAGALEFRPDAPPEQIARAAGVIRDSAHDALQDLREIIGVLRAPGEENGGGDRPQPTLATLGALVDESRAAGMTVVLDSTVDDPGTVPAATGRTVYRIAQEGLTNARKHAPGARVTVRLRGRPGDGLTVEVRNPAPDGPVPHVPGSGQGLIGLSERAALAGGRLDHGPAPGGGFAVTAWLPWPP; encoded by the coding sequence ATGACGCGAACGGACCGGCAGCGCTGGCTGCTCCCCTCCCACCTGGTCGAACCGGGCGGGAGCGGGGCCGCCCGGCCGCGCCGTACCGTCCGCGACTGGGTCGTCGACACCGTGGTCTTCCTGCTCGCCGCCTTCTTCGGGCTCGTCGCCCTCGACACCAGCGCCCGCTACAACAGCGACGCCGTCAATCTGGTGGACCAGATCGTCGGCGCCCTCGCCTGCTGCGCGCTCTGGCTGCGCCGCCGGTGGCCCGTCGGGCTCGCCGCCGTGCTGGCCGTCGTCGGCGCCCTCGCCCCGGTCGCCGCCGGCGCCATGCTGGCGAGCCTCTTCAGCGTGGCCGTCCGCCGGCCCTTCCGGGAGATCGCCTGGATCCTCGGGATCGCCCTCGCCGGCGCCGTCGCCACCGTCTTCGTCCGGCCCGACCCCGAGACCGGCGCCGTCCTCGGCATCGTCCTCGGCGTCTCCCTCACCCTGCTCGTCACCGCCTGGGGCATGCTCGTCCGGGCCCGCCGCCAGCTCGTCGAGGCACTGCGCGAGCGCGCCGAGCGGGCCGAGACGGAGGCCGAGCTGCGGGCCGCGCAGGCCCAGCGGCTCGCCCGCGAGGCCATCGCCCGCGAGATGCACGACGTCCTCGCCCACCGGCTCACCCTGCTCAGCGTCCACGCCGGCGCCCTGGAGTTCCGGCCCGACGCCCCGCCCGAGCAGATCGCCCGCGCCGCCGGCGTCATCCGCGACAGCGCCCACGACGCCCTCCAGGACCTGCGCGAGATCATCGGCGTGCTGCGCGCCCCGGGGGAGGAGAACGGCGGCGGCGACCGGCCGCAGCCCACCCTCGCCACCCTCGGCGCGCTCGTCGACGAGTCCCGCGCGGCCGGGATGACGGTCGTCCTCGACTCCACCGTCGACGACCCCGGGACCGTACCCGCCGCCACCGGCCGCACCGTCTACCGCATCGCCCAGGAGGGCCTCACCAACGCCCGCAAGCACGCCCCCGGCGCCCGGGTCACCGTGCGGCTGCGCGGTCGGCCCGGCGACGGGCTCACCGTCGAGGTCCGCAATCCGGCCCCCGACGGACCCGTGCCGCACGTCCCCGGCTCCGGACAGGGCCTCATCGGGCTCTCCGAGCGCGCCGCCCTCGCCGGCGGGCGCCTCGACCACGGCCCGGCCCCCGGCGGCGGCTTCGCCGTCACCGCCTGGCTACCGTGGCCCCCATGA
- a CDS encoding response regulator transcription factor, whose protein sequence is MTIRLLLVDDDPLVRAGLTLMLGGDAAVEIVGEGSDGSEVPDLVARLAPDVVLMDIRMPHVDGLTATELLRARPGAPEVIVLTTFHADEQVVRALRAGAAGFVLKDTPPAEIVAAVRRVAAGDPVLSPAVTRQLMSHVAGRPEARPRRAGAAERLAGLADREREVAVAVGRGASNAEIAAELYMSVPTVKTYVSRLLAKLGLNNRVQIALLVHDAGLLDQDPRDGTDE, encoded by the coding sequence ATGACCATCCGGCTGCTCCTCGTCGACGACGACCCCCTGGTCCGCGCGGGCCTCACCCTGATGCTCGGCGGCGACGCGGCCGTCGAGATCGTCGGCGAGGGCTCCGACGGGAGCGAGGTCCCCGACCTCGTCGCCCGGCTCGCCCCCGACGTCGTCCTCATGGACATCCGCATGCCGCACGTCGACGGGCTCACCGCCACCGAACTGCTCCGCGCCCGCCCCGGCGCCCCCGAGGTGATCGTCCTGACCACCTTCCACGCCGACGAGCAGGTGGTGCGCGCGCTGCGCGCCGGCGCCGCCGGGTTCGTCCTCAAGGACACCCCGCCCGCCGAGATCGTCGCCGCCGTCCGCCGGGTCGCCGCCGGCGACCCGGTGCTCTCCCCGGCCGTCACCCGCCAGCTGATGAGCCACGTGGCCGGCCGCCCCGAGGCCCGGCCCCGCCGGGCCGGCGCCGCCGAACGCCTCGCCGGGCTCGCCGACCGGGAGCGGGAGGTGGCCGTCGCCGTCGGCCGCGGCGCCTCCAACGCGGAGATCGCCGCCGAGCTGTACATGAGCGTGCCGACGGTGAAGACGTACGTCTCCCGGCTGCTCGCCAAGCTGGGCCTCAACAACCGGGTCCAGATCGCCCTCCTCGTCCACGACGCCGGTCTCCTCGATCAGGACCCCCGGGACGGTACCGACGAGTAG
- a CDS encoding PaaI family thioesterase yields the protein MARDILRAQPFSRLVGADVRAFGDGGATLELPIREDLRQQNGFVHGGVLSYAADNAITFAAGTVLGPAVLTAGYSIDYVRPAVGVTLRARAEVLHAGRRQAVVRCELLTVDEEGGETVCALAQGTVRAVG from the coding sequence ATGGCCCGGGACATCCTGCGGGCCCAGCCCTTCAGCCGCCTCGTCGGCGCGGACGTCCGCGCCTTCGGCGACGGCGGCGCCACCCTCGAACTGCCGATCCGCGAGGACCTGCGCCAGCAGAACGGCTTCGTGCACGGCGGAGTCCTCTCGTACGCCGCCGACAACGCGATCACCTTCGCCGCCGGCACCGTCCTCGGCCCGGCCGTCCTCACCGCCGGGTACTCCATCGACTACGTCCGCCCCGCCGTCGGCGTCACCCTCCGCGCCCGCGCCGAGGTGCTGCACGCGGGCCGGCGCCAGGCCGTCGTCCGCTGCGAACTCCTCACCGTCGACGAGGAGGGCGGGGAGACCGTCTGCGCCCTCGCCCAGGGCACCGTCCGCGCCGTCGGCTGA
- a CDS encoding Gfo/Idh/MocA family protein, with the protein MRIGLIGTGRIGSFHAGVLARHPGVGALVVADADPARAAAVAAAVGAEAVPDVPALLGRGLDAVVIASATAAHAELIARAARAGLPAFCEKPIALDVPGTRAALAAVAEAGTELQLGFMRRFDTGYRAAREAVRAGRLGRLHTVRTVTSDPEPPPAAYLPLSGGLFRDCMVHDVDIVRWVTGREVVEVYATGSDAGPAMFRAAGDVDTAAALLTLDDGTLVTATATRCNGAGYDVRMELAGDRDQLAVGLDERTPLTSLEPHSPAPPPKPWPGFLERFAPAYEAELDAFVRLVRGEVPNPCDGHEALAALRVADACERSRRERRPVRVAD; encoded by the coding sequence ATGCGCATCGGACTCATCGGTACGGGCCGGATCGGGAGTTTTCACGCGGGGGTGCTCGCCCGGCATCCCGGGGTCGGCGCGCTGGTGGTCGCCGACGCCGATCCGGCGCGGGCGGCCGCGGTGGCGGCGGCGGTGGGCGCCGAGGCCGTGCCGGACGTGCCGGCGCTGCTCGGGCGGGGCCTGGACGCCGTGGTGATCGCCTCGGCGACGGCCGCGCACGCGGAGCTGATCGCCCGGGCCGCGCGGGCGGGTCTGCCGGCCTTCTGCGAGAAGCCGATCGCGCTGGACGTGCCGGGCACGCGGGCCGCGCTGGCGGCGGTGGCGGAGGCGGGCACCGAGCTCCAGCTGGGCTTCATGCGCCGCTTCGACACGGGGTACCGGGCGGCCAGGGAGGCGGTCCGGGCGGGGCGGCTGGGCCGGCTGCACACGGTACGGACGGTGACCTCGGACCCGGAGCCGCCGCCCGCCGCGTATCTGCCGCTCTCCGGTGGGCTGTTCCGGGACTGCATGGTGCACGACGTCGACATCGTGCGCTGGGTGACCGGCCGGGAGGTGGTGGAGGTGTACGCGACCGGCTCGGACGCGGGCCCGGCGATGTTCCGGGCGGCCGGCGACGTCGACACGGCCGCGGCGCTGCTCACCCTGGACGACGGCACGCTGGTGACGGCGACGGCGACCCGCTGCAACGGCGCCGGGTACGACGTACGGATGGAACTGGCGGGCGACCGGGACCAGTTGGCGGTGGGCCTGGACGAGCGCACCCCGCTCACCTCGCTGGAGCCGCACTCCCCCGCGCCGCCGCCGAAGCCGTGGCCCGGCTTCCTGGAGCGCTTCGCCCCGGCGTACGAGGCGGAGCTGGACGCCTTCGTCCGGCTGGTGCGCGGCGAGGTCCCGAACCCGTGCGACGGGCACGAGGCGCTGGCCGCGCTGCGGGTCGCGGACGCCTGCGAGCGGTCCCGGCGCGAGCGGCGGCCGGTGCGGGTCGCGGACTGA
- a CDS encoding GntR family transcriptional regulator has product MDRASPVPLYFQLARQLEEAVADGTLPPGTLLGNEIDLAARLGLSRPTVRQAIRTLVDRGLLVRRRGVGTQVVHSRVRRPLELSSLYDDLEAAGHRPATRVLVDRVEPAGPAVAAALGVPEGTGVHYLERLRTAHGEPLAYLRNHLPAGLVDAAALETTGLYRLLRAAALTLHTARQSIGARAAAPEEAALLAEEPGAPVLTMERTTFDATGRPVESGSHLYRAGRYSFEFQLMVRP; this is encoded by the coding sequence GTGGACCGCGCCAGCCCGGTCCCGCTCTACTTCCAGCTGGCCCGGCAGCTGGAGGAGGCCGTCGCCGACGGGACCCTGCCGCCCGGCACCCTCCTCGGCAACGAGATCGACCTCGCCGCACGCCTCGGCCTCTCCCGGCCCACCGTCCGCCAGGCCATCCGCACCCTCGTCGACCGCGGCCTCCTCGTCCGCCGCCGGGGCGTCGGCACCCAGGTCGTCCACTCCCGCGTCCGCCGCCCCCTGGAGCTCAGCAGCCTCTACGACGACCTGGAGGCCGCCGGCCACCGCCCCGCCACCCGTGTCCTCGTCGACCGCGTCGAACCCGCCGGACCGGCCGTCGCCGCCGCCCTCGGCGTCCCCGAGGGCACCGGCGTCCACTACCTGGAGCGGCTGCGCACCGCGCACGGCGAGCCGCTGGCGTACCTCCGCAACCACCTCCCCGCCGGGCTCGTCGACGCCGCCGCCCTGGAGACCACCGGGCTCTACCGGCTGCTCCGCGCCGCCGCGCTCACCCTGCACACCGCCCGCCAGTCGATCGGCGCCCGCGCCGCCGCCCCCGAGGAGGCCGCCCTCCTCGCCGAGGAGCCCGGCGCGCCGGTGCTCACCATGGAGCGCACCACCTTCGACGCGACCGGCCGGCCCGTGGAGTCCGGCTCCCACCTCTACCGGGCCGGCCGCTACTCCTTCGAGTTCCAGCTGATGGTCCGTCCGTAG
- a CDS encoding sugar ABC transporter substrate-binding protein yields the protein MTRLRTGGVRAAIGAVLALALTGALAGCSSTGGKRAEDARKAAAAQGRAAVDTPRWSFAMVTHSGDGDTFWDIVQNGAEQAAAKDNINFLYAHSDEAQQQAQLIDSYVAKGVDGLIVTLAKPDAMKAAVAKAVKAGIPVITVNSGAEQSKAYGALTHIGQDETVAGQAVGEELTKRGRKKALCVLHEQGNVGHEQRCAGTKETFGGELVNLYVDGTNMPDVKASIEAKLQSDKDVDAVVTLGAPFADAAVQAAKSAGSKAEIDTFDLNAKVAAALADGTLGFAVDQQPYLQGYEAVDLLWLYRYNADVLGGGKPVLTGPQIITKDQAGALKQYAERGTR from the coding sequence GTGACCAGGCTTCGGACAGGAGGGGTACGCGCCGCGATCGGCGCCGTGCTCGCACTCGCGCTCACGGGAGCGCTCGCCGGGTGCAGCAGCACGGGCGGCAAGCGGGCGGAGGACGCCCGCAAGGCGGCCGCGGCCCAGGGCCGGGCGGCCGTGGACACCCCCCGCTGGTCCTTCGCGATGGTGACCCACTCGGGCGACGGGGACACCTTCTGGGACATCGTCCAGAACGGCGCCGAGCAGGCCGCCGCCAAGGACAACATCAACTTCCTCTACGCCCACAGCGACGAGGCCCAGCAGCAGGCGCAGCTGATCGACTCGTACGTCGCCAAGGGCGTCGACGGGCTCATCGTGACCCTCGCCAAGCCCGACGCCATGAAGGCCGCCGTGGCGAAGGCCGTCAAGGCCGGCATCCCGGTGATCACCGTGAACTCCGGCGCCGAGCAGTCCAAGGCGTACGGCGCCCTCACCCACATCGGCCAGGACGAGACCGTCGCCGGCCAGGCCGTCGGCGAGGAGCTGACGAAGCGCGGGAGGAAGAAGGCCCTCTGCGTCCTGCACGAACAGGGCAACGTCGGCCACGAGCAGCGCTGCGCCGGCACGAAGGAGACCTTCGGCGGCGAGCTGGTCAACCTCTACGTCGACGGCACCAACATGCCCGACGTGAAGGCGTCCATCGAGGCCAAGCTCCAGTCCGACAAGGACGTCGACGCCGTCGTCACCCTCGGCGCCCCCTTCGCCGACGCCGCCGTCCAGGCCGCGAAGAGCGCCGGCAGCAAGGCCGAGATCGACACCTTCGACCTCAACGCCAAGGTCGCCGCCGCCCTCGCCGACGGCACCCTCGGCTTCGCCGTCGACCAGCAGCCCTACCTCCAGGGCTACGAGGCCGTCGACCTGCTCTGGCTCTACCGCTACAACGCCGACGTCCTCGGCGGCGGCAAGCCCGTCCTCACCGGGCCGCAGATCATCACGAAGGACCAGGCCGGGGCCCTGAAGCAGTACGCGGAGCGGGGGACCCGATGA
- a CDS encoding ABC transporter permease, with the protein MSATAPPSAPGDGIDHVDERLLRTTPLKKLLARPELGSVVGAIAVFAFFSVAADGFLRPSSLGTVLYAASTLGIMAVPVALLMIGGEFDLSAGVLVTSSALVSSMFSYQMTANVWVGVGVSLLVTLAVGAFNGFMLTRTRLPSFIITLGTFLMLTGLNLGVTKLITGTVSTKSIADMEGFPSAHSVFASTLTVGSVELKVTILWWLALVAVATWILLRTRFGNWIFAVGGGADAARAVGVPVHRTKIGLYMGVAFCAWIAGQHLLFSFDVVQSGEGVGNELIYIIAAVIGGCLITGGYGSAIGSAVGALIFGMTSKGIVYAEWNPDWFKFFLGAMLLLATLLNAWIRRRVEATK; encoded by the coding sequence ATGAGCGCCACGGCACCCCCGTCCGCACCGGGCGACGGCATCGACCACGTCGACGAACGCCTCCTGCGCACCACCCCGCTGAAGAAGCTCCTCGCCCGCCCCGAGCTGGGCTCGGTCGTCGGCGCGATCGCCGTCTTCGCCTTCTTCTCGGTCGCCGCCGACGGCTTCCTGCGCCCCTCCAGCCTCGGCACCGTCCTGTACGCGGCCTCCACCCTCGGCATCATGGCCGTCCCGGTCGCCCTGCTGATGATCGGCGGCGAGTTCGACCTCTCCGCCGGCGTCCTCGTCACCAGCTCCGCGCTGGTGTCGTCGATGTTCAGCTACCAGATGACCGCGAACGTCTGGGTCGGCGTCGGCGTCTCGCTGCTCGTCACCCTGGCCGTCGGCGCCTTCAACGGCTTCATGCTGACCCGGACGAGACTGCCCAGCTTCATCATCACGCTCGGCACCTTCCTCATGCTGACCGGCCTGAACCTGGGCGTCACCAAGCTGATCACCGGCACCGTCTCCACCAAGTCGATCGCCGACATGGAGGGCTTCCCCTCCGCCCACTCCGTCTTCGCCTCCACCCTCACGGTCGGGAGCGTGGAGCTGAAGGTCACCATCCTGTGGTGGCTCGCGCTCGTGGCGGTGGCCACCTGGATCCTGCTCCGCACCCGCTTCGGCAACTGGATCTTCGCCGTCGGCGGCGGCGCCGACGCGGCCCGCGCGGTCGGCGTCCCGGTCCACCGCACCAAGATCGGCCTCTACATGGGCGTCGCCTTCTGCGCCTGGATCGCCGGCCAGCACCTGCTCTTCTCCTTCGACGTCGTGCAGTCCGGCGAAGGCGTCGGGAACGAGCTGATCTACATCATCGCGGCCGTCATCGGCGGATGCCTGATCACCGGCGGCTACGGATCGGCCATCGGCTCCGCCGTCGGCGCCCTGATCTTCGGCATGACCAGCAAGGGCATCGTCTACGCCGAGTGGAACCCCGACTGGTTCAAGTTCTTCCTGGGCGCGATGCTGCTGCTCGCGACCCTGCTGAACGCCTGGATCCGCAGGCGCGTGGAGGCGACCAAGTGA
- a CDS encoding ATP-binding cassette domain-containing protein encodes MTTTPLVELTGVSKYYGNIRALEGVSLEVRAGEISCVLGDNGAGKSTLIKIVAGLHRHDSGTFRIEGEEVALANPRDALDRGIATVYQDLAVVPLMPVWRNFFLGSEPTRGKGPFKRLDTEHMRTTTRAALLRMGIDLRDVDQPIGTLSGGERQCVAIARAVHFGAKVLVLDEPTAALGVKQSGVVLKYVAAARDQGLGVVLITHNPHHAYLVGDRFVLLKRGVMAASHTKESVTLDELTRQMAGGSELDDLRHELERPSGP; translated from the coding sequence GTGACCACGACCCCGCTGGTGGAGCTGACCGGCGTCAGCAAGTACTACGGCAACATCCGCGCCCTCGAAGGGGTCTCCCTGGAGGTCCGCGCGGGCGAGATCTCCTGCGTCCTCGGCGACAACGGCGCCGGCAAGTCCACCCTCATCAAGATCGTCGCCGGCCTCCACCGGCACGACTCCGGCACCTTCCGCATCGAGGGCGAGGAGGTCGCGCTCGCCAACCCCCGCGACGCCCTCGACCGGGGCATCGCCACCGTCTACCAGGACCTGGCCGTCGTCCCCCTGATGCCCGTCTGGCGGAACTTCTTCCTCGGCTCCGAGCCGACCAGGGGCAAGGGTCCCTTCAAGCGGCTCGACACCGAGCACATGCGGACCACCACCCGCGCGGCGCTGCTCCGCATGGGCATCGACCTGCGGGACGTCGACCAGCCCATCGGCACCCTGTCCGGCGGCGAACGCCAGTGCGTGGCCATCGCCCGCGCGGTCCACTTCGGTGCCAAGGTCCTCGTCCTCGACGAGCCGACCGCCGCCCTCGGCGTCAAGCAGTCCGGCGTCGTCCTCAAGTACGTGGCCGCCGCCCGCGACCAGGGCCTCGGCGTGGTCCTCATCACCCACAACCCGCACCACGCCTACCTCGTCGGCGACCGGTTCGTGCTGCTCAAGCGCGGTGTGATGGCCGCGAGCCACACCAAGGAGTCCGTGACGCTCGACGAGTTGACCCGCCAGATGGCCGGCGGCAGCGAGCTGGACGACCTCCGCCACGAGCTGGAGCGCCCCTCCGGCCCGTGA
- a CDS encoding ROK family glucokinase, protein MSTYRDPARGGVLRTVGTRERRSHLSAPRVPTVGIDIGGTKVMAGVVDADGTILEKIRTETPDKSKSPKVVEDTIVELVLDLSDRHDVHAVGIGAAGWVDADRARVLFAPHLAWRNEPLRDALQDRLAVPVMVDNDANTAAWAEWRFGAGRGEDHLVMITLGTGIGGAILEDGKVKRGKYGVAGEFGHMQVVPGGHRCPCGNRGCWEQYSSGNALVREARELAAADSPVAYGIIERVKGNVPDITGPLITELAREGDAMCVELLQDIGQWLGVGIANLAAALDPSCFVIGGGVSAADDLLIGPARDAFRRHLTGRGYRPEARITRAQLGPEAGMVGAADLARLVARRFRRANRRRVERFERYERYAQALRPGTHGRASRTPEDPGS, encoded by the coding sequence ATGAGTACCTACCGTGACCCCGCCCGGGGCGGCGTCCTGCGGACCGTCGGGACCCGCGAGCGGCGCTCCCACCTGTCGGCGCCCCGGGTGCCGACGGTGGGCATCGACATCGGCGGGACCAAGGTGATGGCGGGCGTCGTCGACGCCGACGGCACCATCCTGGAGAAGATCCGCACCGAGACCCCCGACAAGTCCAAGAGCCCCAAGGTCGTCGAGGACACCATCGTCGAACTGGTCCTGGACCTCTCCGACCGGCACGACGTGCACGCCGTCGGCATCGGCGCGGCCGGCTGGGTCGACGCCGACCGGGCCCGCGTCCTCTTCGCCCCGCACCTCGCCTGGCGCAACGAACCCCTCCGCGACGCCCTCCAGGACCGGCTCGCCGTCCCCGTCATGGTGGACAACGACGCCAACACCGCCGCCTGGGCCGAGTGGCGCTTCGGCGCCGGCCGAGGCGAGGACCACCTCGTCATGATCACCCTCGGTACGGGTATCGGCGGTGCCATCCTGGAGGACGGCAAGGTCAAGCGGGGCAAGTACGGGGTCGCCGGCGAGTTCGGGCACATGCAGGTCGTGCCCGGCGGCCACCGCTGCCCCTGCGGCAACCGCGGCTGCTGGGAGCAGTACAGCTCCGGCAACGCCCTGGTCCGCGAGGCCCGCGAGCTGGCCGCCGCCGACTCCCCGGTGGCGTACGGCATCATCGAGCGGGTCAAGGGGAACGTCCCCGACATCACCGGTCCGCTCATCACCGAGCTGGCCCGCGAGGGCGACGCCATGTGCGTCGAACTGCTCCAGGACATCGGGCAGTGGCTCGGCGTCGGCATCGCCAACCTCGCCGCCGCCCTCGACCCCTCCTGCTTCGTCATCGGCGGCGGCGTCTCCGCCGCCGACGACCTGCTCATCGGCCCCGCCCGGGACGCCTTCCGCCGCCACCTCACCGGCCGCGGATACCGCCCCGAGGCCCGGATCACCCGCGCCCAGCTCGGCCCCGAGGCCGGCATGGTCGGCGCCGCCGACCTCGCCCGGCTGGTCGCCCGCCGGTTCCGCCGCGCCAACCGGCGCCGGGTGGAGCGCTTCGAGCGGTACGAGCGGTACGCGCAGGCGCTCCGCCCCGGGACGCACGGCCGGGCCTCCCGCACCCCGGAGGACCCCGGCTCATGA